The DNA sequence GGTTCGCTTTCAAGTCCAGCATCTCCGACTGCAGCAGCACCATTTCCAGGATGTGGTCCACGCCCGCTCCGGTCAGGGCCGACACTTCGCAGGCAATGACGTCGCCGCCCCAGTCTTCCACGAGAAGACCGCGCTGGCTCAGTTGTTCCTTGATGCGGTCGGGACGGGCCGTTTCGAGATCCATCTTGTTCAGCGCGATGATGATGGGGACTTCGGCGGCCTTGGCGTGGTCGATGGCCTCGATGGTCTGCGGCATGACTTCCTCGTCCGCCGCGACCACAAGGATGACGATGTCGGTCACCTGCGTGCCCCGGGCGCGCATGGCGGAGAAGGCCTCGTGACCCGGTGTATCCAGGAAAGTGATCTGCCCGCTTTCCAGGTCGACTTCGTAGGCGCCGATATGCTGCGTGATGCCCCCGGCCTCGCCGGCGATCACGTTGCTCTTGCGGATATAGTCGAGGAGGGAGGTCTTTCCGTGGTCCACATGTCCCATGATGGTGACGACCGGGGGACGGGACACGAGGACGCCCTCGTCCTCCTCTTCTTCTTCTTCGATATATTCGAGGCCGTACTCGGACTGCTCTTCGATCTCGAAACCGAACTCGGACGCGACGGTCATCAGGGTATCCATGTCCAGCCGCTGGTTGATCGTGATCATGAGTCCGAGTTGCAGGCATTTCGAGACGATTTCCGTCGGGGTGACGGAAAGATGCTCGGCCAGCTCACCGGCCGAAATGAACTCGGGTACCCGTATGACGCTCAAGGCCTCGTCGTCGGCTTCCCCCTCTTCCCGGTCGCCCCGGCGCCGGCGGCGGCGCGTGCGGGTGCTGTCCATCTGCGCGATGGTCCGGCGCACGCTGGCTTCCACTTCCTTCTGGTCGACCTTCGCCTTCTTTTTCTTCTTGGATCGGCGGCGGCGCCCGCGTACGTCCCCATCACCCTTTTCCACCCGGGTGGTGGAGGCTCCGTCCTTCCTGGCCGGTTTTCCCGCTTCGGCCTTCGGCCGGGCCCGGCCCGGACCCTCCTTCACGGCCTTCGGCTTGGGTTTAGTCTCCGACGCGGCCATCTTCCTCTTGCGGTCCTGTTCCTCCCGGGCCGCCAGTTTTTCCTGCTCGAACCGCATGTTGACGTCGAGGACCATCTTCTCGTCCATGACGCTC is a window from the Gemmatimonadota bacterium genome containing:
- the infB gene encoding translation initiation factor IF-2, yielding MASKRIYEVAKQYNISSNALVQMLRDLNHTVKSHMSVMDEKMVLDVNMRFEQEKLAAREEQDRKRKMAASETKPKPKAVKEGPGRARPKAEAGKPARKDGASTTRVEKGDGDVRGRRRRSKKKKKAKVDQKEVEASVRRTIAQMDSTRTRRRRRRGDREEGEADDEALSVIRVPEFISAGELAEHLSVTPTEIVSKCLQLGLMITINQRLDMDTLMTVASEFGFEIEEQSEYGLEYIEEEEEEDEGVLVSRPPVVTIMGHVDHGKTSLLDYIRKSNVIAGEAGGITQHIGAYEVDLESGQITFLDTPGHEAFSAMRARGTQVTDIVILVVAADEEVMPQTIEAIDHAKAAEVPIIIALNKMDLETARPDRIKEQLSQRGLLVEDWGGDVIACEVSALTGAGVDHILEMVLLQSEMLDLKANPDRRAQGVVVEAELDRGRGTLATVLIQQGTLRVGDAFVAGQFSGRVRALLNERGARIGDAGPSVPVQIMGFSGMPQVGDSFAVVESESLAREIGNRRRQMRREHEFRQARPITLEDIYDQIKEGEIQELPVIVKGDVGGSVEALSDSLLRLENDEVKIRIIHTGIGAINESDVLLATASNAIIIGFHVRPNAQARALAEREKVDIRLYDIIYRVIQDVTDALEGMLKPDIEEQVVGVVEVREIFRAPRVGTIAGCYVQSGNVTRNANIRLIRDGIVVYESTVGSLRRFKEDVREVQSGFECGLTVDGFQDIKQDDTIEVYETREVARQLQTR